From one Mycolicibacterium sp. HK-90 genomic stretch:
- the uvrA gene encoding excinuclease ABC subunit UvrA, whose amino-acid sequence MADRLIVKGAREHNLRGVDLDLPRDALIVFTGLSGSGKSSLAFDTIFAEGQRRYVESLSAYARQFLGQMDKPDVDFIEGLSPAVSIDQKSTNRNPRSTVGTITEVYDYLRLLYARAGTPHCPVCGERIARQTPQQIVDQVLAMDEGLRFQVLAPVVRTRKGEFVDLFEKLNTQGYSRVRVDGVVHPLTDPPKLKKQEKHDIEVVVDRLTVKASSKQRLTDSIETALNLADGIVVLEFVDREDDHPHREQRFSEKLACPNGHPLAVDDLEPRSFSFNSPYGACPECTGLGIRKEVDPELVVPDPDLTLAGGAIAPWAVGQSAEYFTRMLSGLGDQLGFDIDTPWRKLPAKARKAILEGSDHQVHVRYKNRYGRTRSYYADFEGVMAFLQRRMEQTDSEQMKERYEGFMRDIPCPECNGTRLKPEILAVTMAAGEFGAKSIAQVAELSIADCAKFLNALTLGHREQAIAGQVLKEIQSRLGFLLDVGLDYLSLSRAAATLSGGEAQRIRLATQIGSGLVGVLYVLDEPSIGLHQRDNRRLIDTLVRLRDLGNTLIVVEHDLDTIAHADWVVDIGPAAGEHGGRIVHSGTYQDLLRNPDSITGAYLSGKESIEVPAIRRPTDKRRQVTVVGARENNLKEIDVAFPLGVLTSVTGVSGSGKSTLVNDILAAVMANKLNGARQVPGRHTRVNGLDQLDKLVRVDQSPIGRTPRSNPATYTGVFDKIRSLFAATTEAKVRGYQPGRFSFNVKGGRCEACSGDGTIKIEMNFLPDVYVPCEVCQGARYNRETLEVHYKGKTIAEVLDMSIEEATEFFEPISSIHRYLKTLVDVGLGYVRLGQPAPTLSGGEAQRVKLAAELQKRSTGRTVYILDEPTTGLHFEDIRKLLKVINGLVDKGNTVIVIEHNLDVIKTSDWIVDMGPEGGAGGGTVVAQGTPEDVAADPISYTGKFLAELIDLPAPKPKRRKVSA is encoded by the coding sequence GTGGCTGACCGCCTTATCGTCAAGGGTGCGCGCGAGCACAATCTGCGAGGAGTCGACCTCGATCTGCCGCGGGACGCGCTGATCGTGTTCACCGGCCTGTCCGGGTCCGGCAAATCCTCGCTGGCCTTCGACACCATCTTCGCCGAGGGCCAACGCCGCTACGTCGAGTCGCTGTCGGCGTACGCGCGGCAATTCCTCGGGCAGATGGACAAACCCGATGTCGACTTCATCGAGGGTCTGTCACCGGCGGTGTCCATCGACCAGAAGTCGACCAACCGGAACCCTCGCTCGACGGTCGGCACCATCACCGAGGTGTACGACTACCTGCGCCTGCTGTACGCCCGCGCGGGCACTCCGCACTGTCCGGTCTGTGGTGAACGCATCGCCCGGCAGACTCCGCAACAGATCGTCGACCAGGTGCTGGCGATGGACGAGGGTCTGCGGTTCCAGGTGCTGGCCCCGGTGGTCCGCACCCGCAAGGGTGAGTTCGTCGACCTGTTCGAGAAGCTCAACACCCAGGGCTACAGCCGCGTGCGGGTGGACGGCGTCGTGCATCCCCTGACCGACCCGCCCAAGCTCAAGAAACAGGAAAAGCACGACATCGAGGTGGTCGTCGACCGGTTGACGGTCAAGGCCAGCTCCAAGCAGCGCCTCACCGACTCGATCGAGACCGCGCTGAACCTGGCCGACGGCATCGTGGTGCTCGAGTTCGTCGATCGTGAGGATGACCACCCGCACCGTGAGCAGCGCTTCTCCGAGAAGCTGGCCTGCCCCAACGGTCACCCGCTGGCCGTGGATGATCTCGAACCCCGGTCGTTCTCGTTCAACTCGCCCTACGGCGCCTGCCCGGAGTGCACGGGCCTGGGCATCCGCAAAGAGGTCGATCCCGAACTGGTCGTGCCCGACCCGGACTTGACGCTGGCCGGGGGCGCCATCGCGCCCTGGGCTGTCGGCCAGAGTGCCGAGTACTTCACCCGGATGCTGTCCGGACTGGGCGATCAGCTCGGGTTCGACATCGACACCCCGTGGAGGAAGCTGCCGGCCAAGGCGCGCAAGGCGATCCTGGAAGGCTCTGATCACCAGGTTCACGTCCGCTACAAGAACCGCTACGGCCGCACCCGGTCCTACTACGCGGATTTCGAAGGCGTGATGGCGTTCCTGCAGCGCCGCATGGAGCAGACCGACTCGGAGCAGATGAAGGAACGCTACGAGGGCTTCATGCGCGACATTCCGTGTCCGGAGTGCAATGGCACGCGGCTCAAGCCCGAGATCCTCGCCGTGACGATGGCGGCGGGGGAGTTCGGCGCGAAGTCCATCGCCCAGGTGGCCGAGTTGTCCATCGCGGACTGCGCGAAGTTCCTGAACGCGCTGACCCTGGGCCATCGTGAGCAGGCCATCGCCGGGCAGGTACTGAAGGAGATCCAGTCCCGGTTGGGTTTCCTGCTCGACGTGGGCCTGGACTACCTGTCGTTGTCGCGGGCGGCCGCGACGCTGTCGGGCGGCGAGGCGCAGCGCATCCGGCTGGCCACCCAGATCGGTTCGGGGCTGGTCGGCGTGCTCTACGTGCTCGACGAGCCGTCCATCGGGCTGCACCAGCGCGACAACCGCAGACTGATCGACACGCTCGTGCGGTTGCGCGACCTGGGCAACACGCTGATTGTCGTCGAGCACGATCTGGACACCATCGCCCACGCCGACTGGGTGGTCGACATCGGCCCGGCCGCCGGTGAGCACGGTGGCCGGATCGTGCACAGCGGCACTTACCAGGATCTGCTGCGCAACCCCGATTCCATCACCGGCGCTTACCTTTCCGGCAAGGAGAGCATCGAGGTCCCGGCGATCCGGCGGCCCACCGACAAGCGGCGCCAGGTCACCGTCGTGGGAGCGCGGGAGAACAATCTCAAGGAGATCGATGTCGCGTTCCCGCTCGGGGTGCTGACCTCGGTCACGGGGGTCTCCGGTTCGGGCAAGTCGACCCTGGTCAACGACATCCTGGCCGCGGTGATGGCCAACAAGCTCAATGGCGCCCGGCAGGTGCCCGGCCGGCACACCCGAGTCAACGGCCTGGACCAGCTGGACAAGCTGGTCCGGGTGGACCAGTCGCCGATCGGCCGCACCCCGCGATCCAACCCGGCCACCTACACCGGGGTGTTCGACAAGATCCGGTCACTGTTCGCGGCGACCACCGAGGCGAAGGTCCGCGGTTACCAGCCCGGCCGCTTCTCGTTCAATGTCAAGGGTGGCCGGTGCGAGGCCTGCTCGGGTGACGGCACCATCAAGATCGAGATGAACTTCCTGCCCGACGTGTATGTGCCCTGCGAGGTGTGCCAGGGCGCCCGGTACAACCGGGAAACCCTTGAGGTGCACTACAAGGGCAAGACCATCGCCGAGGTGCTGGACATGTCGATCGAGGAGGCCACGGAGTTCTTCGAGCCCATCAGCTCGATCCACCGCTACCTCAAGACCCTCGTCGACGTCGGACTGGGCTACGTGCGGCTGGGGCAACCCGCCCCGACGCTGTCCGGCGGTGAGGCGCAACGCGTCAAGCTGGCCGCCGAGCTGCAGAAGCGGTCCACCGGACGCACGGTCTACATCCTGGACGAGCCCACCACCGGCCTGCACTTCGAGGACATCCGAAAGCTGCTCAAGGTGATCAACGGCCTTGTCGACAAAGGCAATACGGTGATCGTCATCGAGCACAACCTCGACGTCATCAAGACCTCGGACTGGATCGTGGACATGGGTCCGGAGGGCGGCGCCGGTGGCGGCACGGTCGTCGCGCAGGGCACCCCGGAGGATGTGGCGGCCGACCCGATCAGCTACACCGGCAAGTTCCTCGCCGAGCTGATCGACCTACCCGCGCCGAAACCCAAGCGGCGCAAGGTCAGCGCTTAG
- a CDS encoding MBL fold metallo-hydrolase has protein sequence MTSPHITVDDTYTGHVEPRTAARRRLPGASIIKVSVGPMDNNAYLVTCNSTGQTLLIDAANDAEVLLDVIKQHAPELALIVTSHQHFDHWQALASVAEVTGAPTAAHELDAEPLPVTPDRILVDGDTVRIGELTFDVIHLQGHTEGSVALALKGADGEVTHLFTGDCLFPGGVGKTWQPGDFERLLGDVSAKVFDVYDDSTVVYPGHGDDTTLGAERPHLGEWRQRGW, from the coding sequence ATGACCAGCCCTCACATCACCGTGGACGACACCTACACCGGTCACGTGGAGCCCCGAACCGCCGCCCGGCGCAGGTTGCCCGGCGCCTCGATCATCAAGGTGTCGGTGGGCCCGATGGACAACAACGCCTACCTGGTGACCTGCAATTCCACCGGGCAAACCCTGCTCATCGACGCCGCCAACGACGCCGAGGTGCTGCTCGACGTGATCAAGCAGCACGCCCCCGAGCTCGCCCTGATCGTCACCAGCCACCAGCACTTCGATCACTGGCAGGCGCTGGCGAGTGTGGCCGAGGTCACCGGGGCGCCGACGGCCGCGCACGAGCTCGATGCCGAACCATTGCCGGTCACCCCGGACCGGATCCTGGTCGACGGGGACACGGTGCGGATCGGTGAGCTCACATTCGACGTGATCCATCTGCAGGGACACACCGAGGGTTCGGTTGCCCTGGCGCTCAAAGGAGCCGACGGGGAGGTCACCCACCTGTTCACCGGCGACTGCCTGTTTCCCGGAGGTGTCGGCAAAACCTGGCAGCCCGGTGACTTCGAGCGGCTACTGGGTGATGTGAGCGCCAAGGTGTTCGACGTCTATGACGACAGCACCGTGGTGTACCCGGGCCACGGCGACGACACCACGCTCGGCGCCGAACGACCCCACCTCGGGGAGTGGCGCCAGCGCGGCTGGTAG
- a CDS encoding universal stress protein, with product MSAYRTVVVGTDGSDSSLRAVDRAGQIAAGSNAKLIVATAYFPQSEDQRAADVLKEEGYKMAGNAPIYAILREATDRAKAAGATDIEERPIVGAPVDALVELAEDVKADLLVVGNVGLSTIAGRLLGSVPANVARRSTTDVLIVHTS from the coding sequence ATGAGCGCGTATCGAACCGTGGTGGTCGGCACGGACGGATCTGATTCGTCGTTGCGTGCAGTCGACCGCGCCGGTCAGATTGCCGCCGGCTCGAATGCCAAGCTGATCGTGGCAACCGCATACTTCCCCCAGAGCGAAGACCAGCGTGCCGCTGATGTGCTCAAGGAGGAGGGCTACAAGATGGCGGGCAACGCGCCGATCTACGCCATCCTGCGCGAGGCGACCGACCGGGCGAAGGCCGCCGGTGCCACTGACATCGAGGAGCGTCCGATCGTCGGCGCCCCGGTTGACGCCCTCGTCGAGCTGGCCGAGGACGTCAAGGCAGACCTGCTGGTGGTCGGCAACGTCGGGCTGAGCACCATTGCCGGTCGGCTGCTGGGCTCGGTGCCCGCGAACGTGGCACGCCGGTCCACGACCGACGTGCTGATCGTTCACACCAGCTGA
- a CDS encoding glycosyltransferase family 39 protein, whose amino-acid sequence MDVSLNERARGAGLRIDRGVRIDALAVAAFAVVLSAAGAARPSLWFDEAATISAATRTVPQLWELIGHIDAVHGLYYLGMHGWFTVFPATEFWSRFSSCLAVGGAAGGVVVLGRQFGTRTVSVCAGVLFAILPRITWAGIEARSYSWSTLAAVWLTVLLVAAIRRDRTALWVSYGALLVFSTVLNIYVVLMVIPHAVAVALLCTRRRTRARWTWAATAAVAAVVPFVLWCRSQSFQVGWISPLGWHTFAEVAVEQYFDHSVAFAVLAAVALGAPLVVRRLRPTDVDTRRLMVIAAVWVVAPTAVLLVYSAVAQPLYYPRYLSFTTPAIALLLAVCVVALARSREWITAALAAFAVAATPNYVTVQRGPYAKEGMDFSQVADVISSHSSPGDCLIFDNTTSWKPGPIRPITAARPSAYAHLVDPGRGTRAPQRNRLWDAHLGIWGVADEVRRCTVLWTVSERDPSVPDRQSGAGLEPGPRLGRAPAYRVPEDMGFHISERWQFNFAQVVKSTR is encoded by the coding sequence GTGGACGTATCGCTGAATGAGCGCGCCAGGGGCGCGGGCCTGCGCATCGATCGTGGTGTCCGCATCGATGCGCTGGCGGTGGCGGCCTTCGCCGTCGTGCTCTCCGCCGCGGGAGCGGCCCGCCCGTCGCTGTGGTTCGACGAGGCCGCCACCATCTCGGCTGCGACCCGAACGGTCCCACAACTCTGGGAGCTGATCGGCCACATCGACGCCGTACACGGGCTCTATTACCTCGGCATGCACGGCTGGTTCACCGTCTTCCCGGCGACCGAGTTCTGGTCGAGGTTCTCCAGCTGCCTGGCCGTCGGCGGCGCGGCGGGCGGCGTGGTGGTTCTCGGCAGACAGTTCGGCACTCGGACGGTATCGGTCTGTGCGGGAGTTCTTTTCGCGATCCTGCCAAGGATCACCTGGGCAGGCATCGAGGCCCGGTCGTACTCGTGGTCGACGCTGGCCGCGGTGTGGCTGACCGTTCTGCTCGTCGCGGCCATCCGGCGCGACCGCACTGCACTGTGGGTGTCCTACGGTGCGCTGCTGGTCTTTTCGACAGTGCTGAACATCTATGTGGTGCTGATGGTGATCCCCCACGCCGTAGCCGTCGCACTGCTCTGCACCCGCCGTCGCACCCGCGCGAGGTGGACCTGGGCGGCGACCGCTGCGGTGGCCGCAGTGGTGCCGTTCGTGTTGTGGTGTCGTTCCCAGAGCTTCCAGGTCGGGTGGATCTCACCGCTTGGATGGCACACCTTCGCCGAGGTCGCCGTGGAGCAGTATTTCGACCACAGTGTGGCCTTCGCGGTGTTGGCGGCAGTGGCACTCGGCGCGCCCCTGGTGGTCAGGCGGCTTCGGCCCACCGATGTCGATACGCGGCGGCTCATGGTGATCGCCGCGGTGTGGGTGGTGGCCCCGACCGCGGTCCTGTTGGTGTATTCGGCTGTCGCGCAACCGCTTTATTACCCTCGATACCTCAGCTTCACCACCCCGGCCATCGCGTTGCTGCTCGCTGTCTGCGTGGTGGCGCTCGCCCGAAGCAGAGAATGGATCACCGCCGCACTGGCAGCCTTCGCCGTCGCCGCGACACCGAACTACGTCACCGTGCAACGCGGCCCGTACGCCAAGGAAGGCATGGATTTCAGCCAGGTCGCCGATGTCATCTCATCGCACTCCTCCCCCGGCGACTGCCTGATCTTCGACAACACCACGTCGTGGAAACCGGGCCCGATCCGCCCGATCACCGCCGCCCGCCCCTCCGCCTATGCCCACCTCGTCGACCCCGGCCGGGGAACCCGGGCACCGCAGCGAAATCGGTTGTGGGACGCGCACCTCGGAATCTGGGGCGTCGCCGACGAGGTACGCCGGTGCACGGTGTTGTGGACGGTGTCCGAACGCGATCCATCCGTGCCGGACCGGCAGAGCGGCGCCGGGTTGGAGCCCGGCCCGCGACTGGGCCGGGCCCCGGCCTACCGGGTACCCGAGGACATGGGCTTCCACATCAGCGAACGCTGGCAGTTCAACTTCGCTCAGGTGGTCAAGTCCACCCGCTGA
- a CDS encoding acyl-CoA thioesterase II — MLQLADVLSTLDLTESGDGIFVAEQRDNPSHHIVGGHISAQALMAASRTVPGRLPHSLHVYLLRAGDARYPVQMEVTNLRDGGSLSTRRVIGRQGDEVLLEALVSFSVPMEAADYQQPRPAVPDPETLPPVEEQLQAFADEAHGYWVRPQWIERRYIDPPPRLAIDLPEPPERTRMWWRPAEPVTDDPIVNSCLLTYFSGTAVLDTTVTMRRATQVTVFSALIDLAIWFQRPADLTDWVLSDQVSPSGVNGRGLANATVYNRAGQLVCSVSQEMYFGRDRRD; from the coding sequence ATGCTGCAGTTAGCCGACGTCCTGTCCACGCTCGACCTGACGGAGTCGGGTGACGGCATCTTCGTCGCCGAGCAGCGGGACAACCCCAGCCATCACATCGTGGGTGGGCATATCTCCGCCCAGGCGCTGATGGCCGCCAGTCGCACCGTCCCGGGCCGATTGCCCCACAGCCTGCACGTCTACCTGCTGCGGGCCGGTGACGCCCGTTACCCGGTGCAGATGGAGGTGACCAACCTGCGCGACGGTGGATCGCTGTCCACCCGCCGGGTCATCGGCCGGCAGGGCGATGAAGTGTTGCTGGAAGCGCTCGTCTCGTTCAGCGTTCCCATGGAGGCCGCGGATTACCAGCAACCCCGCCCCGCGGTCCCCGACCCCGAAACGCTGCCCCCGGTCGAGGAACAGCTGCAGGCGTTCGCCGACGAGGCCCACGGGTATTGGGTGCGCCCGCAGTGGATCGAGCGGCGTTACATCGACCCGCCCCCGCGGCTGGCGATCGATCTGCCGGAACCGCCGGAGCGCACCCGGATGTGGTGGCGCCCTGCCGAACCGGTCACCGACGATCCGATCGTCAACAGCTGTCTGCTGACCTACTTCTCGGGCACTGCGGTGCTGGACACGACGGTGACGATGCGGCGTGCCACCCAGGTCACGGTTTTCTCGGCGTTGATCGACCTTGCAATCTGGTTCCAGCGCCCCGCCGATCTGACGGATTGGGTGTTGTCCGACCAGGTTTCACCCAGCGGCGTCAACGGACGAGGTCTGGCGAATGCGACGGTGTACAACCGGGCCGGGCAACTCGTGTGCTCGGTGAGCCAGGAGATGTACTTCGGCCGGGACCGTCGCGACTGA
- a CDS encoding DUF262 domain-containing protein produces the protein MKLGKSDPDLETIVSRIKGKELDLQPSFQRGDVWDAKRRQRLIDTILRGWYVPAVHLVIDTEGHELVLDGQQRLTTIRDFFDDELKIDGKIQPSDSHIEELDGLYYSQLPDNIRRNVNRFTIQTITLTDYRPQEPNELFFRLNQSYNLTPPEKRNALHGPARDQIKDLVEQLKSNGLLRPDRIGFANGRLAYDDIVARACVSVQIGNMRRHINNNVVEKFYRENQFSSDTIDSISDAGRELLLQIRACPEERVRFNKGTLQTWLIYCYWASLDSAIPPDLLWRFETDRLMLKRGNTGSSARHGSPVTEILRIYDDRASYRVTDVTSVLARDLAIHLFSIENFRTRERDDSGHLLEILRETPSEMRQAEFFSFIENSSWGNPIASGRGLW, from the coding sequence TTGAAGCTTGGTAAGTCTGACCCTGACCTCGAAACGATAGTCAGCCGGATCAAGGGCAAAGAGCTGGATTTGCAGCCAAGTTTTCAACGTGGCGACGTATGGGACGCGAAGCGGCGCCAACGACTGATCGACACCATACTTCGCGGATGGTATGTGCCAGCTGTGCACCTCGTCATCGACACCGAGGGCCACGAACTCGTACTCGACGGCCAACAACGCCTGACAACAATTCGTGACTTCTTTGACGACGAATTGAAAATCGACGGGAAAATTCAGCCATCCGATTCTCACATAGAAGAACTCGACGGCCTATACTATTCGCAACTTCCTGACAACATTCGACGTAATGTGAACCGCTTCACTATTCAAACCATCACCCTTACTGATTATCGCCCACAAGAACCAAACGAACTTTTTTTCCGACTAAATCAGTCATATAATCTCACGCCGCCAGAAAAGCGAAATGCCCTTCATGGGCCTGCTCGTGATCAGATCAAGGACCTCGTCGAGCAGCTGAAATCTAACGGCCTACTTCGCCCTGATCGAATCGGATTTGCCAATGGACGCCTGGCCTACGACGATATAGTGGCGCGGGCTTGCGTTAGTGTGCAGATCGGCAACATGCGCCGACACATCAATAACAACGTAGTGGAGAAATTCTACCGCGAAAACCAGTTCTCCAGTGACACGATTGATAGTATTTCGGATGCAGGACGTGAACTACTCTTACAGATAAGGGCGTGCCCGGAAGAGCGCGTGAGATTCAACAAAGGAACTCTGCAAACATGGCTGATCTACTGCTATTGGGCGTCTCTCGATTCGGCCATCCCCCCTGATCTCTTGTGGCGCTTTGAGACTGATCGTCTTATGCTGAAGCGAGGGAATACAGGAAGTTCAGCGCGTCACGGGTCGCCAGTTACGGAAATATTGCGCATCTACGATGACCGCGCGTCCTACAGAGTCACGGACGTCACTTCCGTACTCGCGCGCGATTTGGCGATCCACCTGTTCTCAATCGAGAATTTCCGAACGCGCGAGCGTGACGACTCAGGCCATCTACTTGAAATTTTGCGTGAAACTCCCTCGGAGATGCGTCAGGCGGAGTTCTTCTCGTTCATCGAAAACTCAAGTTGGGGCAATCCGATTGCTTCCGGGCGCGGCTTGTGGTGA
- a CDS encoding ATP-dependent endonuclease has product MQTLSSKVDADIRSPIDDVKIDISQPCIIIGGKNGAGKSRLLRSICDEDGVAGIYLDLHHLIEQALMILRSRTDFDAMTDEYDAMKLSDDTVTAIQQIVGRTYSAIDWFSVEVESAENDVAEKFKWGGDQSLFPYFRVTYNGTEYTSLEMGLGEFSVHFLLWILEQHRESRSVTLLLDEPDAYLPPVGVSILLYYLVHLCEKKKWKVILSTHSEEMIRIARRSKLFTLLRTDESGKISASNSLENPHAGDSLLSFKGMRRVLFCEDESAYVLTRVLLQADDLSYIRETTIVWGNGHGYLRALEAAMPRPPQPVIEFAYVFDGDQRKDFEPSNGSRWPAVFLPTNDDPDTLFVNLASHLDELATALSTPANQLQEFLDTLNGKEPHDWVNDLCVQFGRQQTLASLAALWRELNAEEATQFIRDVHTVLPPTSD; this is encoded by the coding sequence ATGCAGACCCTCAGCTCGAAGGTAGACGCCGACATTCGGTCGCCGATTGACGATGTGAAGATCGACATTTCTCAACCTTGCATTATTATCGGCGGCAAGAATGGCGCTGGAAAGTCGCGTTTGCTTCGCTCAATTTGCGACGAAGACGGTGTCGCAGGCATCTATCTGGATCTGCACCACCTAATTGAGCAGGCTCTGATGATACTACGCTCACGAACCGACTTTGACGCAATGACCGACGAATACGACGCCATGAAGCTCAGCGATGACACCGTCACAGCCATTCAGCAGATTGTCGGCCGAACATACTCAGCGATTGATTGGTTCTCGGTCGAAGTGGAGTCAGCCGAGAATGATGTTGCAGAGAAGTTCAAGTGGGGTGGCGACCAATCCCTTTTCCCATACTTTCGCGTAACCTACAATGGGACGGAATATACTTCCCTTGAAATGGGCCTGGGCGAATTTAGCGTTCACTTTCTATTGTGGATACTTGAACAACACCGAGAATCAAGATCTGTAACATTACTACTTGATGAACCGGACGCCTACTTGCCGCCCGTGGGTGTTTCTATATTATTGTATTACCTGGTCCATCTTTGCGAAAAGAAGAAGTGGAAGGTTATACTGTCCACGCATTCAGAGGAAATGATACGGATTGCGCGAAGGAGTAAGCTGTTCACCCTGCTCCGCACCGATGAAAGTGGCAAGATTAGCGCTTCGAACAGCTTAGAGAATCCTCATGCTGGCGACAGCTTACTAAGCTTTAAGGGAATGCGTCGTGTCTTATTCTGCGAGGACGAATCAGCGTACGTCCTAACCCGCGTACTTCTGCAGGCAGATGACCTCAGCTATATTCGCGAGACAACTATCGTGTGGGGAAACGGCCATGGATATCTACGCGCCCTAGAGGCCGCTATGCCGAGACCACCCCAGCCTGTTATCGAATTTGCTTATGTTTTTGATGGCGATCAGCGCAAAGATTTTGAACCTTCCAACGGGTCGCGATGGCCGGCGGTGTTTCTTCCCACCAATGACGATCCGGATACTCTATTCGTGAATCTTGCCTCCCACCTAGATGAGTTAGCCACTGCGCTTAGCACTCCAGCCAACCAACTGCAGGAATTCCTCGACACACTCAATGGGAAAGAGCCACACGATTGGGTGAACGACCTCTGTGTCCAGTTTGGCCGTCAACAGACATTGGCATCTCTTGCGGCACTGTGGCGTGAACTCAATGCTGAGGAAGCAACACAATTCATTCGGGACGTGCACACTGTGCTTCCACCAACGAGCGATTGA
- a CDS encoding DUF899 domain-containing protein, with protein MPLTLNAYPDVVTRDEWLEARKKLLAAEREVTHLRDAVNAQRRRLPMVKVEKDYIFEGPDGEVRLQDMFEGRSQLYIHHFMWMDAIDQGCPSCTAAADLTFTEGDRDLLHCKDVTFACVSRAPYASIAAYRDQHGWTFPWYSSRDGDFTYDYHVTLDPARAPIEYNYKTADELRADGFTDEDLRGDWPGASVFLRRGDDVFHTYSTFARGLDHSAVGYPFLDLTPYGRQEPWEDSPAGWPQGGAVVGRPVGDDADE; from the coding sequence ATGCCGCTGACACTCAATGCCTACCCAGACGTTGTCACCCGCGACGAGTGGCTCGAGGCACGCAAGAAGCTACTGGCCGCCGAACGCGAGGTGACGCACCTGCGCGATGCGGTCAACGCCCAACGTCGTCGGCTGCCGATGGTGAAGGTGGAAAAGGACTACATCTTCGAGGGACCCGACGGCGAAGTCCGCTTGCAGGACATGTTCGAGGGCCGCAGCCAGCTCTACATCCACCACTTCATGTGGATGGACGCGATCGATCAGGGCTGCCCGAGTTGCACGGCTGCAGCCGACCTGACCTTCACCGAAGGGGATCGAGACCTGTTGCACTGCAAGGACGTCACGTTCGCCTGCGTGTCCCGGGCACCGTATGCCAGCATCGCGGCCTACCGGGACCAGCACGGCTGGACGTTCCCCTGGTACTCGTCGCGCGACGGCGACTTCACCTACGACTACCACGTGACGCTCGACCCGGCCCGTGCGCCGATCGAATACAACTACAAGACCGCCGACGAGTTGCGGGCCGACGGCTTCACCGATGAGGACCTCCGTGGCGACTGGCCCGGCGCCAGCGTGTTCCTGCGCCGGGGCGACGACGTCTTCCACACCTACTCGACCTTCGCCCGCGGCCTCGACCACAGCGCGGTGGGCTACCCCTTCCTGGACCTCACGCCCTACGGCAGGCAGGAACCGTGGGAGGACTCGCCGGCCGGGTGGCCGCAGGGCGGGGCGGTGGTCGGCCGACCGGTGGGGGATGACGCCGACGAATAG